CGCGCCGCCGCCCAGCTGGCCGTCGTGTCGCTGGTGATCATCGCCGTCCTGCGCTCGGCGCCGCTGACCGGCCTGTTCGTGCTGATGATGTTCGGCATCGCCGCGGTGACGTCGGCGCGCCGCGTCGGCACCTGGGCGAACCTGCCGTGGACGGCGCTGGCCATCGCCGCCGGCGTGGTGCCGGTGCTCGCACTGGTCCTCGGCGCCGGTGTCGTCCCGCTGAAGCCGATCGCCGTCGTCCCGATCGCGGGCATCGTGATCGGCGGCGCCATGACCGCGACGTCGCAGGCCGCCCGCCGCGCCCTCGACGAGCTCAAGTCCCGCCACGGCGAGTACGAAGCCGCGCTGGCGCTGGGGTTCCTGCCGCGCCCCGCCGCGCTCGAGATCTGCCGCCCGTCGGCCGGGCAAGCGCTGATCCCGGTGCTGGACCAGACCCGCACGGTCGGCCTGGTGACGCTCCCGGGCGCCTACGTCGGCGTGCTGCTCGGCGGCGCCGGCCCGGTGCAGGCCGGCATGACGCAGGTGCTCGTGCTGATCGGGCTGCTGGCCGCGGAAGCCGTCTCGATCCTGGTGGCCGTGCAGTTCGTCGCGGCCGGGAAGCTCAGCCGAGCGGAGTAGCCAGGTGCGCGGTGTCGTTGAAGCGCCGCACGATCCAGGTGTCGCCATGCAGCACCAGGTGCGAAATCGAGCCGTTGTCGGCGCCGAGGAACGCGAACCGCTCGACCGAGCGGCTGGCCTGGGCGAACACCTCGCCGATCACGCCGCCGTGGGTGAACACCGCGACGCGCTGATCGGGGTGCGCGGCCGCGATGCGGGTGAGCGCGCCGCGCAGCCGGGCCCCGAACCGCTCGTCGGACTCCGCGCCCGGGATGACGTCCCAGCGCTGCTCGGTCCACAGCCGGTCGACGATCGGGTGGCCGTCGGTGGTGTACTTCCGGAACAGCCCGTTCTCCCAGTCGCCGAGGTGGATCTCCCGCAGGTCCGGCTCGACGACCGGGGTCAGCCCCAGCTTCTCCGCCAGCGGCGCGGCGGTCTGCACCGTGCGGCGCAGCGTCGTCACGTAAATCGCGTCGATCCGCTCCCCGGCGAGCCGGACGCCGACGCGCTGGGCGTGGTCACGGCCCTCCGGCGCGAGGTCCGGGTCGGCCTGGCCGTCGACCAGGTCGAACGGGGCGTCGCCGCGGGCCGGAGCCGATTCGCCGTGCCGGACCAGGAAGATCTCGGTCGAACCCGGGGGTGGGCTGAACCGGTGCTGGCGGTATTCGATCTCCTGCTCGGGCGTGCTCATGCTTCGACGGTACAGCGGCGCGAAGCGCCTCCATTGAGGGCGGTGGTGGGGAGGAAGGCGGAGCTAACCCAGCTGCTTGTCCACGAAACACCATCGCCACGTCTCGCCCGGTTCGTAGCTGCGCATCACCGGGTGGCGGGATTCGTGGAAGTGCCGGGTGGCGTGGCGGCGCGGCGAGGAGTCGCAGCAGGCGACGTTGCCGCACTTCAGGCACATCCGCAGGTGCACCCACGTCGTGCCCTCGGCGACGCACGCGGCGCAGCTGTCGGCCGAGCTGGGGTCCTTCTCCACCCACTCGTGGGCCAGGTGCTTGCACGAACCGGCCGTCGCGGCCGGCGTGCGCAGTTCGCGGCCCTCCACGGCGGGCTCCGCCTCGTCGCGGTCGAGCATGGATTCCTCGATGTCGAGCCGCTCCAGGAGCTTGCGCAGGACGTCGTCGTCGGCGCTGCCGCTGTCGCGGGCCTTCAGGAACTGGCGGCGTTCGACGTCGAGGAGCTCCAGCCGCAGCCGGCGGTAGGCGTCGCTCGGTGTCTCGGCCAGCGCGCTCTGCCGGCCGAGCTGCTCCCACGCCGAGTCGGCGCGGTGCTGCAGCCGGTCGCGCAGGCGCTGGATGATCTCCGGCGGGTCGTCGTCCGTCCGGATCTCCTCGAGCCGGGTCAGCGCGGCGCGGGTCATGTCGTGCAGGACGGCCGCCTCCTGCAGCGCGTCCTCCGCGGGGTCCGGCCGCGGCAGGCGCAGCTTCCGGATCAGCGGTGGCAGCGTCATGCCCTGCACGGCCAGGGTGCCGGCCACGACGACGAACGCCGCGAGCACCAGCACGGCCCGCTGCGGGGTGTCCGCGGGCAGCACGAACGCGGCCGCGAGCGTCACCACCCCGCGCATGCCCGCCCACGCGATGACGGCCGAGTAGCGCCACGGCCAGATCTTCGCCCTGACCTTCCCGGGCAGGAGACGCCGTTTCACGCGCTTCACGGTGCCGATCCCGGCCATCCACAGCACCCGGGTGAGGATGGTCGCGCCGAGCACCGCGACGCAGATCCAGACGAGCATCGCCAGCGAAACCCCGCTCTCGCCGACCTCGGCGAGGATCCGCCGCAGCTGCAGGCCGATCAGCAGGAAGACCATGTTCTCCAGCAGGAACTGGATGGTCTGCCAGTTCAGCCTGCTGGCCAGCCGGGTCGAGCCGGACAGGATCTGCGGGGCCTTGTGCCCGAGGATGAGCCCGGCGATCACCACCGCGAGCACGCCGGAGCCGTGGATCGCCTCGGCCGGGATGTAGGCGATGAACGGCACGGCGAACGACAGCGCGGTGTCGAGGACGGGCTCGTCCATCCGGGCGCGGATGAACGCGGCCCCGAAGCCGATGACCAGGCCGACCACGGCCCCGCCGATGGCCGCGCGGAAGAAGTCGGCGCCGACCTGCCACAGGCTGACCGACCCGGCCAGCGCGGCGATGGCCGTGCGGAGGGCGACCAGCGCGGCGGCGTCGTTGAAGAGGCTCTCGCCTTCCAGGAGCCGGATCAGCTTGCGGGGCATGCCGACCCGGCGGGCGACGACGCTCGCGGCGACCGCGTCCGGCGGTGCCACCACCGCGCCGAGCGCGATGCCGCCGGCCAGCGGCAGCCCGGGGATCACCGCCCAGGCGACCACGCCGACGCCGAGGGCGGTGAACACCACGAGCCCCACCGACATCAGCCCGATCGCCCCGCGGTTCTTCCGGAAGTCGATCAGCGACGTCTGGATGGCCGCCGAGTACAGCAGCGGCGGCAGCAGGCCCAGCAGCACGACCTCGGGGTCGAGGTGGACCTCCGGCACGCCGGGGACGTACGAGGCGGCGACGCCGACGACGATCAGGCACAGCGGGGCGGACCAGTCCAGCCGCCGCGCCACCGCGCTGACGACGAGGACCGCCACGACCAGCGCCACTATCTCTGCCGCGATGTGCACGGGGTAATCATTACCCGCCGCCGGTGGCGGGTGTCACCTGGCCAGCTCGGGGAGCACTTCGGCGACCAGCTGGGTGTCCATGTACTCGGTGATCTCGCGGATCCGGCCGTCTTCGACGCGGAAGACGAAGCAGTACTTGTTGTCGTAGCGCGCCCCGGACTTGGTGGCGACGCTGCCCTGCGTTTCGACCACGACGACGTCGTCCTCGGCGACGAAGCGGCTCGCCGTGCTCGTGTAGGTGCCGTCGAACTGCTCGCCGAGCGGCCCGAGCAGGTCGCGGCGGACCGAGTCCTTGCCTTCGAAGCGGCCCGCCCAGCTGTTGTGCCCGCCGACCGTCCACGTGACGTCGTCGGCCATCGCGGCGATCAGCGGCCGGATGTCGCCGGTCGCCCAAGCGTCGAAGGCGGTCTTCAGGAGCTGCTTGTTCTCTGCTGCGGTCAAGATTCCCTCCCAGTGTGTACGCCCAGTCAACATGCTGGAGCGCGCTCCAGGGCAAGTCCCTAGGCTGAACTCGTGACGACGGTGGAGATCGCGGCCGGTGCCCTGCGCGGGTCCGGACGGGACGGGGTCAGGACGTTCCTCGGGGTGCCGTACGCCGAGCCGCCGGTGGGGGAGCTGCGGTTCCGAGCGCCCCGGCCGGTGCCGCCGTGGTCCGGCGAGCGCGACGCGACGAAGTGGGCGCCCCGCGCGCCGCAGCCCGAGCTGACCGGGCGCGGGTTCACGGGCGACGAGGACTGCCTGTACCTGAACGTCTACGCGCCGGCTTCGCCTGGCTCGTACCCGGTGCTGGTGTGGATCCACGGCGGAGGCGGCGTGATCGGCGCGCCGCACCAGTTCGACGCGTCCGCGTACGCGCGGCGGGGCGTGGTCGTCGTGACGGTCGCCTACCGGCTCGGCGTGCTCGGGATGCTGCACCTGCCCGGCGTCGCCGACTCGAACCTCTCGCTGCGCGACCAGGTGGCTGCCCTCGAGTGGGTGCGGGACGACATCGGGGCGTTCGGGGGCGATCCGGGCCGCGTCACGCTGGCCGGGCAGTCCAACGGCGGCCGCACGGTCGGGACGTTGCTGGCCGTGCCGGCCACGCGCGGGCTCGTGCACCAGGCGATCGTGCAGAGCGGCACCGGCGTCGGCTCGGTCGTCCACACCCCGGCCGAAGGCGCGGCGGTCGCTTCGGCGGTGTTGACGGAACTGGACGCCTCGCCGGAGGACCTGGCGACACTGCCGGTGACGCGGATTCTCGAGGCGCAGCAACGGGTTTCGGCGGTCTCGGGCACCAAGGTGACTTACCGCGTGGTCGTCGGCGACGAGCTGCTGCCGTCTCGGCCGCTCTACGCCGTCCGCGACGTCCCGCTGCTCATCGGGACGACAGCCGACGAGGAAGACCTGTTCAGCTGGCTGCAGTCGGGCGGCGCGAAGCTCCTCGGCGTCGGTTCGACGATGCTGGACGCCCCCGCGGTCGAAAAGGCCGTCGCGGCCTACACCGAGCTGCTCGATTGGCCGGAAGACCAGGTCCGCAACCGCGCGCTGACGGCGGGGGACTGGTGGATCCCGGCGATCCGCTTCGCCGAGGCACAGCCGGACGCCTGGATGTACCGCCTGGACTGGCGGATCGCCCCCCGCGGCCGCGGTCTGGGCGCGGTACACGGGCTCGACCTGCCGCTGATGTTCGACGACATCCGCAACAAGAACTGGCGGTTCCTCTTCGCCGGGCGCGCGTTCCCGGCCGAGCGGATGCAGGCGGTGGCGACGGAGATGTTCGGCGCCTGGGTCCGGTTCATCGCCACCGGCGACCCGGGCTGGCCGCGCTACACCCCGGCGGACCGCGTCACGCGCCTCTTCGACGACGTCTCCACCACGGTCGCCGACCCCGACCGCGACCAGCGCCTCCTCTGGGACTCCCTCTGAAAGCCGTGAATGGCACATTGAGGGACGTAGAGTCCCTCAATGTGCCATTCACGGACTTGGGCTAGACGGTGATCTTGTCGACGTTCGGGCCGCCGGTGGCGGTCGTCGCGGTCGCCTTGATCTTGTTCGGTCCGGCCGTGAGGGTGACCGGGATCGTGACCGTCTGCCAGGTGTCCCAGTTCCCGGTGCCGCCGAACGCCACCCCGGACGCCACGGTCGTGCCGTTGACCGTGATGTCCATCGGCCGGTTCGCCGTGGTGCCGTTGGCGAACCGCAGGACGACGTTCGCGGGGCCCGCCGCGGCCGCGGTCACGGAGAACTCCACCGCGCTGCCGGTCGCGTTGTCGTAGTTGACGAACCCGCTGCCGGTGAAGCCGGTGTGGTTCGACTCCACGACGCCGTTGGTGATCGTCGCGTCCTCGGCCTGGTAGTCGGCCGGGGTACCCGGGCCGGGGTCGACGGTGCCGTCGGCGGGCACGGTCTTCGTCCCGGTGTTCCAGCCCGCGACCCGCACGGACGGCTTGGCGCCCTTGAGGTCCGCGGTCCGGTAGGTCGCCGTCAGCGTCGTCGACTCGCCGGGCCAGAGGCTGACCTGGTTGTCGGTCCAGCGCACCGGCAGCACCGGCGCGCCCGCCGCGCCGACCATGTGCGCGTCGACGAAGAACGCCGGCACCTTGCCGGAGGAGCCGTTCTTCAGCGTCACCTTGGTCGTCGTGGTGCCATCGCCGTTCGTCGTCGAGGACGCGGTCGTGTCCACCCCGACCTGGGCCAGGCCGTTCAGCCCGGACAGGTCGGCGTACGACGTCGTCGGCGTGTAGTACCAGTCGCTGTTGCCCCAATCCAGCGTGTCGGCCTTGGTGGACAGCCAGTACACGTTCCGGCTGACCTCCTTGCCCGACGCATCGGTCAGGACCAGCTTCGCCAGGTACGTCGTCGACAGCCCGCTCACCGAGCCGATGGTCAGCGCGGTGGTCTTCGCACCGTCACCGCCCACCGAAACGGCCTTGGACTGGTCGAACTTCGACGTGCCGTCCAGGTTGAACAGCTGCATGCGCGCGGTCAGGCCGGACGCCGCGTCGTGGTTGTGGTTGACCACCACGACCGACTTGGTGTCGTACGAGTACTGGATGTGCAGTGGTTCGTTCGCCTTCTTGGCCCCGAAGTAGGAGCCGTTCTGGTCGAGGTAGGTGTCGAACAGCTGCCAGTGCAGCGACGTCCAGCCGCTGTTGAGCATCCAGTAGATGATCCCGGTGGCCGGGTTCGAGCTGTCGCTGAAGTTCCGCGAGTGCGACTCGAACTCGGCGCGGACGTTCTCGTACTGCGCCAGCTGCGCCTTCCGGACGAAGTCGTCGAGGCTCGCCGGCTTGCCGTAGCGGCCGGTCAGCGCGTTGCCGAACAGCTTCAGGTTCGCGAACGTCGACGACGAGGACCGGTGGTACTGCGCGGCCGACGGGTTCTTCCACAGCGTGTCCAGCTCACCGGACGACATCATCCGCTTGAGCGTGTCCATGGTCGGGATGTCCGGCCCGGCGCTGGTTTCGGAGTTGAAGCCCCACGCACCGCCGAGGTCGCTGTGCGCCTTGTCGTACCAGTAGTTCGGCGGGACGTAGTCGTACGGCCCGTTCATCTTCATCCCGGACGACCCCAGCTGCGGCGACGACTTCGCCGACGCGGCCGGCACGACCGGCGTCTGCCAGTCCGCGGCGTTCAGCGCGTCGAGGTAGTTCTTCTCGATCGTCGCGTCGGGGGCGAAGTCGCTGCCGATGAGGAACGAGATGACGCTCGGGTGGTCGCGCAGCCGCTCGGCCTCCGCGGTCATCGACGCCTTCGCGACCGGGTAGTCCGCGGCGGTCCACGGGTCACCCTTCTCGCTGCCGTTGACCTGGCCCTCCCACTTGTCGCAGCACTCCCAGCCGGGCAGGGTCAGCACGCCCATCCGGTCGGCGAGGTCGAAGAACTCGTCCGGCTCGATGTGCCCCTCCAGGCGCACGGTGTTGAGCCCGAGGTCCTTGACGTAGGCGAGCTTGTCGGCCGCGTACTGCTCGTTCCAGCGCAGGAACAGGTCCGGCGAGTAGCCGCCGCCCTTGATCAGCAGCGGGCGCCCGTTGATCGTGTACGCCCGGCCGCCGCTCGAGTTCTTGGTCGCCGTCACCTGGCGGACACCGAAGCTCGAGTGCGAGGAATCCGACGCCGTGCCGCCGGCGCTCGCGGTCAGGTCGAGGTCGTAGAGCGGCTGCCCGCCCATCCCGGCCGGCCACCAGATCTGCGGGTTGTCGATCCCGGTCACCGGGAAGGTGACGGTCTTCTTCTCCTTCGCCGCCAGGCTCACGGTCTGGCTGATCGGTTTGCCGGCGACCGTGCCGGAGACCGTCGTGGAGACGGCGGCCGCGGAGTCGTTGCGGACGTCGGCCTTCACTGTCAGGTCGGCGTGGGTCAGCCCGGTCAGCTTCGTGACGACGTGGCCGCCGCGCAGCGCCACCGGGCCGCTGCGCCGGACGAGGACGTCCCGCACGATGCCCATGTTCTGGTCCGGCGGGGTCTGCGCCCAGTCGATCCAGCCCATCGACAGGTCCTTGTTCGGGTCGTTCGGGTAGACCTTGAACGCGATGCTGTTCGTCCCCGCCTTCACCTGCGCGGTGATGTCGAGGTCGTGGCGGGTGTAGGCGCCGTTGACCTGCGTCTTGTCGGCGATCCGCGTCCCGTTGACCCAGACGTCGGCCTTGGACAGCACGCCGCTGAAGTCGAGGTACGTGCGCTGGGTGGGGTCGGCGACGGTGAGGTCGGTGCGGTACCACCACGGGACCTGGAAGTCGGCGGCCGGCACGTTCTTCATGTTCGTCGAGTAGAACGGGTCGGCGTACTTGCCGTTGGCCAGCAGCCCGGCGTAGACGGTCGACCGCGGGCCGACCGGGTACCAGCCGGCGGTGTTGTAGCCGGGTTTGGAGACCGCGGAGTCGTCGCTGACCTGCGCCGACGTCTGGATCAGGAAGCCGGGGACCGCGGTCGCCGGGCTCGCGGCGGCGACCACCGCTCTCGCCGGTTCCTGCCCGGTCGCGGCCGGGACGGTCGTCCCGCTCACGCCGGCGGCGAGCACCACCGCCGCCAGGAGGGTCCGGATTCTTCTCTGCCGATAGCTCACTAGCGCGCCTCCTAGGCACCACGGCGGCGAGGGGACATCAGGCCAATCGTTAGGGAACTTTCCTAACAATTGCGACGATCGTAGCGGCCCGGTCACCCGGAGAACAGGGGCGTTTCGGTCAGACCCGGGCCGCTTGCCACGGGCGTAGCGGAAGTGTCTCGCTCAGCGGGACAGGGGTGGGTTCACGCTTCGGCGTCGAGGTAGACCCAGTGGCCGTCCTCGCGGCGGAAGCGGCTGTTCTCCTCGAGGAAGCCGTCCCGGCCGCGGTGGCGGTAGTGCGCCCGGAACTCGACGGTGCCCTCGGCGTGCAGCAGCCCGCCCGCGGTGCGGCCGAGGATCTCCAGCCGCGTCCACTCCTGGCCGGGGTCGAGCGTCAGCCGCCGCGGCCGGGTGTCCGGGTGCCAGGTGCGCAGCAGGTACTCGGTGTCGCCGACGGCGAAGGCGCTGAACCGCGAGCGCATCAGCAGCTCGGCGGTGGGAGCGGTGAGCCCGCCGTCGTGGAACCGGCCACAGCAGGCGGCGTAGGACTCGGTGAGGCCGCACGGGCACGGGGCGGGAGGCATCGGGGAATTGTGCCACGAAACCCCGGCGCGGCCGACAAGGCGTGGTGTCCGTCCATTCCGGACTAACCGGCGTTGACCGGCTTCCCGGTCTCCCGCGCCTCTTGCGCCCCGCGCACCGCGAGCCGGTCGGCGCGCTCGTTCTCCGGGTGGCCCGCGTGGCCCTTGACCCACAGCCATTCGACCTGGTGCTCGCCGGTCGCCGCGTCGAGGCGCTGCCACAGGTCCGCGTTCTTGACCGGCTCACGCGCCGCCGTCTGCCAGCCGTTGTTCTTCCAGCGGGGCAGCCACTGCGTGATTCCGTTGCGGACGTATGTGCTGTCCGTGTAGACGCGGACCTGCGACGGCCGGGTCAGGCTCTCCAGGGCCCGGATCGGCGCGGTCAGCTCCATCCGGTTGTTCGTCGTCGGGGTGGCTTCGCCGCCGTACAGCTCGCGCTCGTGCCGTCCGTAGCGCAGCACCGCGCCCCAGCCGCCCGGTCCGGGGTTCCCGCTGCACGCGCCGTCGGTGTAGATCTCCACGTCCACGCGCAGACCCTACCGGTCGCGATCCTCGCTCCCGGCCGCCACGCCGGGTTACGGTGGTGATCCGGAGGGGGGTCCATGAACGGGCACGACGAGGCGGCGGAGGGGGCGCTCCTGGCCCATCTCTCCGAAGACGATCGAGACTACCTGCTCGCCATGGGCACCCGTCGCCGGTTCCGCGCGAACGCCTTCGTGCTCATGGAGGGCGACCCGTCCGACCACGTCCACGTGCTGGTCTCCGGCTGGGTGCGGGTCTCCACGATCGTCGAAGACGGCCGCGAGGTGCTCTTCGGGCTGCGCGGTCCCGGCGAGGTGCTGGGCGACCTCGCGGCGATCAACGGCTGGGCGCGGACGGCGTCGTGCCGCGCGATCGAGCCGTGCACCACCGTTCAGCTGACCGGCGCCCAGTTCCTCGCCGTCCTGCGGACGCGGCCGGAAATTGCCATCGCGACGCTCAAGACCGTCGCCGCCCGGCTCCGCGCCGCCGAGTCCGCCCGGGTCGACTCGGCCGCCTTCGACGTCAGCCGGCGGGTCGCGGTGGTCCTCCTGCGGCTGGCCGAGGAACACGGGCGGCGCGTCCCGGAGGGCGTGGTCATCGAGGCCGCGCTCTCGCAGGCCGACATCGCCGCGCAGATCGGCGCCGCCCGGCGTACCGTCGCGCGGGCCCTGGCCGTGCTGCGGCAGCGGGGGATCGTCGAGACCGGTCGTCGCCGGATCCTCATCCGCCAGCTGCGCGTCCTTCGGGCCTTCGCCCGTTCTGAGCCAAACGGCACACAAGGCCCGTGACAACAGGCATCTGACGGACGCCGCCACCCGGCGATTCTGGAGCCCGGCCGGAATTCACTCAGATGCCACCGGCCGGATTTCATTTTCGAAGCGAGGACGGGAAGTGCTTGCCGTGGACGTCATTGCGCCATTTCCACCCCGGTGAATTCGGTCTTCGCCCCGTTCGTGACCGGTGCCGCCGGCGGGTTTCTTCGCGGTCACCGGAAACGCGGGCGAAACCTGCCGTGCCGGCGTTCACGGCCCCGCACTGCCCCCGGGTGCAGCGATGAGGAGGTGCGTGGGATGGAGAGCCACTCGATCTGGGCCCTGATCTTCGGGGCCAACTGACCGTGGTGAGACCCGGCCGACCGGCTCGTGGGGGGCCGGCCGGCCGGGCATTCCGCGAATACGGGTGTCCCGCATCTGTCATCCCCGGCCGGAACTGCCACTGGTAATGTGAGCACCTCTTTCCGCCGACACGATCGGGAGGGGGTGGGATGACGCGGGAGAACTCGTTCCCGTTCGTGCGCGAACTGAACGAACTGCGCCGCGGCCGCGGTCTCGACGCGGCCGACCTGCACCAGCGGATCGGTCCCTGCCTGCAGGCGGCGTGCGGAATCGAAGACACCGACCAGCCCACCGCCGCCCGGCAGAAGCTCGTGCTGCGGCTCGCCGAGCTGTGCGGACGGCTGCCCGCCGACCTGCGGCTGGCCGCGCTGGCCGCGCTCGGCCTGCACGAAGAGGCCGCGGGCGAGTTCCTCGACCGGCGGATCTCGTGGCTGGCGAGCGCCCTGGACCGCGACCCGCGCACCGCGCGCCGCCGGATCGACCTGGCGTTCCGGCGGCTCGACGAGCTGCTCGGGGCGCCCGCGCCCAGCCGGGACAAGCACCCGCTGGCCGGCTGGTACGTCGAGTCGATGAAGGCCATGCTCCGGCTCGACCGCGAGCCGCCGGAACTGCAGGAGGAACGCCGGATCGTCGCGGAGGTCGACGAACTCGACGAGCTCGTCCTGTCCTTCAGCGTGCCGGCCGAGCCGGGCAGCGACCCGGTGCCGGACATCACCGCGGACGTCCTCTTCGGGGGCGAAATCGTCGAAGCGCGCCAGGTCTCGGCGAGCCACGCGCAGTTCGTCATGCGGCTGCCGAACCCGTTGCGGCTCGGCCAGCGCCACGAGTACGGCATCCGGTTCGCGCCGCGGCGCACGGCACTGCGGCCGTACTACGTCATGACGCCGTTGCGCCGCTGCGAGGAGTTCTCGGTCCGGGTCCGGTTCGATCGCGCCGGCCCGCCGTCGCGGGTGTGGCGGCTCAACGGCGTCCCCGGACGGGTGATCGACGACGGCGTCGACTCGGGCGACGCGCTGACCGTCAACCGGGTCGGCGAGGTGGGGCTCGAGTTCCACGACCTGCACCAGGGACTGAGCTACGGCCTCCAGTGGTCGTTCGACTCCCGGGAGGAGTGAGGCGCCGTGCGCACCGTCCCGGTGGCCGCGACCGTCGTCCGGATCGGGATCGTCGCGCCGAGCCGCGGCCGCACCGCCCGCGCGGTGCACCTCGGGGTCACCCTGGACGCGGTGCTGGACGAGGTGTTCGAGCACGTCCCGGTGCCCTACCGCACCCCGACGTGGTACCGCAGGCCCGAGGGTGACAACACGACGCTGGTCATCCCGCCGACGGTGCCGCGGCGATGGGTCGCGACGGCGCTCGTCGCACTGCTGGACGACGCGCTGGGCCGCCGCAACCGCCACCTCAACGAGTTCGGCAGGCTGCGGCTGAGGCTGGCGGCCGACCACGGCGACGTCGTGCTGCGGCCGCCGTACTTCGGCGGCGCCGCGGTGGCCCTGTCGGTGTGGTTGTGCGATTCCGAAGCGCTGAAGGCGGCGTTGACGGCGTCGCCGGAGGCGGACCAGCTGCTGATCGTCTCCGACCGGTTCCACGCCGCCGTGGCCGGCGACCTGGACCCCGCGGCCTTCCGGCGGGTCGTCGTCCTGGCCGGCGGCGAGCGCGAAATCGCCTGGCTGGCGGTAAGCCCGGATACTGGGACGCGGAATACCGGCGCGGA
This window of the Amycolatopsis balhimycina FH 1894 genome carries:
- a CDS encoding ABC transporter permease, with translation MNDAAITFGPALVAVLVLLAVSGAAVVQLGGLGPGRAVLIAAVRAAAQLAVVSLVIIAVLRSAPLTGLFVLMMFGIAAVTSARRVGTWANLPWTALAIAAGVVPVLALVLGAGVVPLKPIAVVPIAGIVIGGAMTATSQAARRALDELKSRHGEYEAALALGFLPRPAALEICRPSAGQALIPVLDQTRTVGLVTLPGAYVGVLLGGAGPVQAGMTQVLVLIGLLAAEAVSILVAVQFVAAGKLSRAE
- a CDS encoding histidine phosphatase family protein, producing MSTPEQEIEYRQHRFSPPPGSTEIFLVRHGESAPARGDAPFDLVDGQADPDLAPEGRDHAQRVGVRLAGERIDAIYVTTLRRTVQTAAPLAEKLGLTPVVEPDLREIHLGDWENGLFRKYTTDGHPIVDRLWTEQRWDVIPGAESDERFGARLRGALTRIAAAHPDQRVAVFTHGGVIGEVFAQASRSVERFAFLGADNGSISHLVLHGDTWIVRRFNDTAHLATPLG
- a CDS encoding Na+/H+ antiporter; this translates as MHIAAEIVALVVAVLVVSAVARRLDWSAPLCLIVVGVAASYVPGVPEVHLDPEVVLLGLLPPLLYSAAIQTSLIDFRKNRGAIGLMSVGLVVFTALGVGVVAWAVIPGLPLAGGIALGAVVAPPDAVAASVVARRVGMPRKLIRLLEGESLFNDAAALVALRTAIAALAGSVSLWQVGADFFRAAIGGAVVGLVIGFGAAFIRARMDEPVLDTALSFAVPFIAYIPAEAIHGSGVLAVVIAGLILGHKAPQILSGSTRLASRLNWQTIQFLLENMVFLLIGLQLRRILAEVGESGVSLAMLVWICVAVLGATILTRVLWMAGIGTVKRVKRRLLPGKVRAKIWPWRYSAVIAWAGMRGVVTLAAAFVLPADTPQRAVLVLAAFVVVAGTLAVQGMTLPPLIRKLRLPRPDPAEDALQEAAVLHDMTRAALTRLEEIRTDDDPPEIIQRLRDRLQHRADSAWEQLGRQSALAETPSDAYRRLRLELLDVERRQFLKARDSGSADDDVLRKLLERLDIEESMLDRDEAEPAVEGRELRTPAATAGSCKHLAHEWVEKDPSSADSCAACVAEGTTWVHLRMCLKCGNVACCDSSPRRHATRHFHESRHPVMRSYEPGETWRWCFVDKQLG
- a CDS encoding nuclear transport factor 2 family protein: MTAAENKQLLKTAFDAWATGDIRPLIAAMADDVTWTVGGHNSWAGRFEGKDSVRRDLLGPLGEQFDGTYTSTASRFVAEDDVVVVETQGSVATKSGARYDNKYCFVFRVEDGRIREITEYMDTQLVAEVLPELAR
- a CDS encoding carboxylesterase/lipase family protein; the encoded protein is MTTVEIAAGALRGSGRDGVRTFLGVPYAEPPVGELRFRAPRPVPPWSGERDATKWAPRAPQPELTGRGFTGDEDCLYLNVYAPASPGSYPVLVWIHGGGGVIGAPHQFDASAYARRGVVVVTVAYRLGVLGMLHLPGVADSNLSLRDQVAALEWVRDDIGAFGGDPGRVTLAGQSNGGRTVGTLLAVPATRGLVHQAIVQSGTGVGSVVHTPAEGAAVASAVLTELDASPEDLATLPVTRILEAQQRVSAVSGTKVTYRVVVGDELLPSRPLYAVRDVPLLIGTTADEEDLFSWLQSGGAKLLGVGSTMLDAPAVEKAVAAYTELLDWPEDQVRNRALTAGDWWIPAIRFAEAQPDAWMYRLDWRIAPRGRGLGAVHGLDLPLMFDDIRNKNWRFLFAGRAFPAERMQAVATEMFGAWVRFIATGDPGWPRYTPADRVTRLFDDVSTTVADPDRDQRLLWDSL
- a CDS encoding glycosyl hydrolase 2 galactose-binding domain-containing protein, coding for MSYRQRRIRTLLAAVVLAAGVSGTTVPAATGQEPARAVVAAASPATAVPGFLIQTSAQVSDDSAVSKPGYNTAGWYPVGPRSTVYAGLLANGKYADPFYSTNMKNVPAADFQVPWWYRTDLTVADPTQRTYLDFSGVLSKADVWVNGTRIADKTQVNGAYTRHDLDITAQVKAGTNSIAFKVYPNDPNKDLSMGWIDWAQTPPDQNMGIVRDVLVRRSGPVALRGGHVVTKLTGLTHADLTVKADVRNDSAAAVSTTVSGTVAGKPISQTVSLAAKEKKTVTFPVTGIDNPQIWWPAGMGGQPLYDLDLTASAGGTASDSSHSSFGVRQVTATKNSSGGRAYTINGRPLLIKGGGYSPDLFLRWNEQYAADKLAYVKDLGLNTVRLEGHIEPDEFFDLADRMGVLTLPGWECCDKWEGQVNGSEKGDPWTAADYPVAKASMTAEAERLRDHPSVISFLIGSDFAPDATIEKNYLDALNAADWQTPVVPAASAKSSPQLGSSGMKMNGPYDYVPPNYWYDKAHSDLGGAWGFNSETSAGPDIPTMDTLKRMMSSGELDTLWKNPSAAQYHRSSSSTFANLKLFGNALTGRYGKPASLDDFVRKAQLAQYENVRAEFESHSRNFSDSSNPATGIIYWMLNSGWTSLHWQLFDTYLDQNGSYFGAKKANEPLHIQYSYDTKSVVVVNHNHDAASGLTARMQLFNLDGTSKFDQSKAVSVGGDGAKTTALTIGSVSGLSTTYLAKLVLTDASGKEVSRNVYWLSTKADTLDWGNSDWYYTPTTSYADLSGLNGLAQVGVDTTASSTTNGDGTTTTKVTLKNGSSGKVPAFFVDAHMVGAAGAPVLPVRWTDNQVSLWPGESTTLTATYRTADLKGAKPSVRVAGWNTGTKTVPADGTVDPGPGTPADYQAEDATITNGVVESNHTGFTGSGFVNYDNATGSAVEFSVTAAAAGPANVVLRFANGTTANRPMDITVNGTTVASGVAFGGTGNWDTWQTVTIPVTLTAGPNKIKATATTATGGPNVDKITV
- a CDS encoding YchJ family protein, which encodes MPPAPCPCGLTESYAACCGRFHDGGLTAPTAELLMRSRFSAFAVGDTEYLLRTWHPDTRPRRLTLDPGQEWTRLEILGRTAGGLLHAEGTVEFRAHYRHRGRDGFLEENSRFRREDGHWVYLDAEA
- the rnhA gene encoding ribonuclease HI, which gives rise to MDVEIYTDGACSGNPGPGGWGAVLRYGRHERELYGGEATPTTNNRMELTAPIRALESLTRPSQVRVYTDSTYVRNGITQWLPRWKNNGWQTAAREPVKNADLWQRLDAATGEHQVEWLWVKGHAGHPENERADRLAVRGAQEARETGKPVNAG
- a CDS encoding Crp/Fnr family transcriptional regulator translates to MNGHDEAAEGALLAHLSEDDRDYLLAMGTRRRFRANAFVLMEGDPSDHVHVLVSGWVRVSTIVEDGREVLFGLRGPGEVLGDLAAINGWARTASCRAIEPCTTVQLTGAQFLAVLRTRPEIAIATLKTVAARLRAAESARVDSAAFDVSRRVAVVLLRLAEEHGRRVPEGVVIEAALSQADIAAQIGAARRTVARALAVLRQRGIVETGRRRILIRQLRVLRAFARSEPNGTQGP